From the Oncorhynchus kisutch isolate 150728-3 linkage group LG27, Okis_V2, whole genome shotgun sequence genome, the window agaggagaagaaagagaaggagaaagaggaggaagacaggagaggaggagaaagagaaggagaaagaggaggaagacaggagaggaggaagaggaggagaaagaggaggaagacaggagaggaggaagatgaggaagacaggagaggagaaagaggaggaagacaggagaggaggaagaggaagccaggagagtaggaagaggaagacaggagaggagaaagaggagaaagagaaggagaaagatgaggaagacaggagaggaagaagaggaagaaagacaggagaaagaggaggaagacaggacaggaggaggaagatgaggagaaagaggaagaatgagaagagaaagaggagggaggagaagagaaataGGAGGAagacaggtagaggaggagaaagaggaggaaggagaggagaaagaggaggaagacaggacaggagaaagaggaagacatgagaggaggaagatgaggagaaagaggaagaatgAGAAGataaagaggaggaaggagaggagaaataggaggaagacaggtggaggaggaaggagaggagaaagaggaggaagaagtcACAGGAaaagtgaaagaggaagagaaagatcaCCTACCTCCATTTTCAGACCTTTGGGAAAGGCTTGATATCTTCCATAGAATGTTCTGCTGTTCTGGGTTCCTTCCAGAGAAAATTAAATAAAGTTATAGTTGCCTTGATTATTTTAGTGACACTAACCTGGATAAATACACTGTAACTGTACAATTCTaagattaaatacatttaaaaacaatctCAGTCAGCAATTCATTATCCTCACCAGGTGGCAGTGGGGATCATGGCTTGGAGTTTGGCTACGCCCCCGTCCACAGGGACCAGGAAGTGGATGttgtggaggggggagggggctgcGGCCATGGCCTCCATGTTGTATTTGTAGTCTATTCTGAGGTCCGTGCTGGTGGTGTCGCCACGCCAACTCACCGCCAGGTTCAGGGGAGTAGACTGGATCCCCTCAGCTGCTacctaagacacacacacaagcacacacacacgtaaacacgtataagcatacacacacacatacttaagCACGCACTTCATTGCATTTGTTTAACAATTACATGCCATTGTGACTATACAGTGTACACTGTATGGAATTACATTCCATTGTGACTATACAGTATACACTGTATGGAATTACATTCCATTGTGACTATACAGTGTACACTGTATGGAATTACATGTAATAATGTGTACTACGCAGACGGTCTCACCTGATATTTGATCATGTCCACATTGTAGTAGGTTGCTTGAGGCTTCTGGTCAGCCACTCTCCTCAGGTGACTCATCAGGTTTGGCATATTTACCCAGaactccttggtgtccacattggACATGGTGGTGTCACTAAAAACAAATACATGACATGGGCATTTTGAGTTTACTGATGGTGCAATATTACAATGACTTTATCTGATTCAGGTATATTATCACATTATCGTGTGAGTTTTCCCAAAATTTGTTTGGTGATCTGGTAAGTGGTTTAACCACGTTTCAAATCACAGGGATGTCTCTCCCTAACCAATGACAGGGATGTCTCTCCCTAACCAATGACAGGGGTGTCTCTCCCTAACCAATCACAGGGGTGTCTCTCCCTAACAAATCACAGGGGTGTCTCTCCCTAACAAATCACAGGGATGTCTCTCCCTAACCAATCACAGGGATGTCTCGCCCTAACCAATCACAGGGGTGTCTCACCCTAACCAATCACAGGGATGTCTGTCCCTAACCAATCACAGGGATACCTCTCCCTAACCAATCACAGGGGTGTCTCTACCTAACCAATCTGCGTGTCAGGCTGAACAACATATTTTCCTGTGACTACATTCATGATAAAGcacaggccttattgcttaaatgtaATCATTAAAACATGTTGCTATTGGTCCTGTGAATGTCTACTATGTTTAGGGGAATCCAGCAAGAGTCAATGTGTAGCTCCAATCCTGGCCACTATGGGACATCGTTTGGAACATGCCCCAAAAATTTTAAATATGAATTCCTTGCCCCAAAACACAATATTGAGTCAGTGTACTATATAATAAGCCTTACCAGCACAGTAGGTGTGGATTGGGGAGGACCTGCTCTAGCCGACAGTAGTTACTGATGCTGAAGGTGAGCACAGGGGCAGACGGATGGCTGGCAAAGTGCCTGGTGATGCCTGCTGGGAAAGACAGCACCATCTCCCCGGTGATCTTCACCACACACCTGGATCATGGAGAACAGAGCCACCTCAGTGCTCAGAAACGGGTCAGTCAAAAAGAGAAAAACTACAGTACCCAGAATCCATAGGGGTGCCACAAACAATCTACATTTCCCACAGAAATATCCACAGAACAATATATTGCCTAGGCGCATTGCATTTCCCTGTGGGGACAACAAAAGGAGACAATACAGTTGGAAATTGAAATGAAATAGGCATACAGTAGTTGCAATATGATATATATTAACAATATCATAGCCATCTTACTTGTTGCATTTATTCTGATGAGGGTCGCTTTGCCGGCTGAAACACCATGTTGTCATGAATTTGCATTCACATCAGTATTAACTTTGATATAAATTTGACATCAATGTTGTTATTCATATCAGTATCAATATTTCTACTTGTGTTAGCATTAGCCTATCTTTGAGAGGAATAGCCTAGCATCGATAGGAATGCTAGCCTTACTTGCTGGGGTCGGCTCCTTTGAAATAGGCGTTGATGGTCTCAGTGAAGGCAGCCGCCACAGGCAGAGTGTCCTGGGCTCCCATGGTCAGTGGGCTGGGTCCTCTGGAgcatcctgacacacacacacacacacacacacacacacacacacacacacacacacacacacacacacacacacacacacacacacacacacacacacacacacacacacacggttgatCATCACATAAAAAGGCACTATCTCAATAGCAATATCCCTTCCTGTGTCTGTAACGGCCTACAGACATGTAGTCAGATGAGCAGACATGcgtaagggagagagaagggaagagcaTAGAAATTACAAGATAGAAGATTGGAGAAATCATAGATAGTGAGACCAGAGAAACATGGACAGCCAGGGTAGTACGTTACGGTAGCCTCCATGCACTGgtactgggtcatgttcattaggcaccaaacggactGAAACGGACTCcctctgaacttgtccaataagaaatgctagTGTTCCGTTTCCGTTGCAGAACGTTTTTCCCCCGGCATTGTGttctaatgaatacgaccctggtATCAGACAGAGGGCAAGGCCAGAGGGagcatgatggatggatggaaagaAAGAAAGTGTGCAGTCTTGTGGAGTCTGATTGGAACATCGGAGGTGTAGATGACTGTGTGTTTAGCAGAGTGAAGATgacggggtggcaggtagcctagaggttagagcgttgggccagtaacccgaaaggttgcttgatcgaatcccgagctgacaaggtaaaaatatgttgttctacccctgaacaaggcagttaacccactgttccccagttggccgtcattgtaaataaggaatttgttcttaactgacttgcctagttaaataaaaacacttTAAAATATGGCGAGGGAGGTGTGTGTAATCATCATACTAACCAGTTTGTCCCATTACTGCTGCTCCTTAATTTCTCTTACTCTTATCTGTAttctcataagtaagcattttactgtaaggtctacacttattgtattcagcattttactgtaaggtctacacttattgtattcagcatttcactgtacacatgttgtattcggcgcatgtgactaataaaattataggcgcatgtgactaatcaaATTATAGGCTTCAAATGTGAGCATTCTACCATTGAATATGTTAACACCAGAGACATACACAGGTGAAGGAGGTGTTATGGAGGAGGGTAGTACCTGTAGTGGATATGTTGAGCTCTCTCCCCAGGGTGGGGGTGGAGGCTGCGCTCAGCAAGGTGATGGAGGAGGTACTCTCGGCTCGGGCCAGGGGGGCGAAGGGAGGGGGGCTACCGGAGACTGGGGGGCTGAAGGGCCGagtctgggggagggggggatatCAGTAGCCTGTTGCTGAACCAAACATTTTCCCAACACAATGTAATGTTAGCAGAGCAGCCACAGTTAGGTTTAGTAGTATCTCTATCTCACAAGTTTAACATTCTAATAGTATCTATCACAAGTCTAACATTCTAATAGTGTCTATCACAAGTCTAACATTCTAATAGTGTCTATCACAAGTCTAACATTCTAATAGTATCTATCACAAGACTAACATTCTAATAGTATCTATCACAAGTCTAACATTCTAATAGTATCTATCACAAGTCTAACATTCTAATAGTATCTATCACAAGTCTAACATTCTAATAGTATCTATCACAAGTCTAACATTCTAATAGTATCTATCACAAGTCTAACATTCTAATAGTATCTATCACAAGTCTAACATTCTAATAGTGTCTATCACAAGTCTAACATTCTAATAGTATCTATCACAAGTCTAACATTCTAATAGTGTCTATCACAAGTCTAACATTCTAATAGTGTCTATCACAAGTCTAACATTCTAATAGTATCTATCACAAGTCTAACATTCTAATAGTGTCTATCACAAGTCTAACATTCTAATAGTATCTATCACAAGTCTAAAATTCTAATAGTATCTATCACAAGTCTAACATTCTAATAGTATCTATCACAAGTCTAACATTCTAATAGTATCTATCACAAGTCTAACATTCTAATAGTGTCTATCACAAGTCTAACATTCTAATAGTATCTATCACAAGTCTAACATTCTAATAGTATCTATCACAAGTCTAACATTCTAATAGTATCTATCACAAGTCTAACATTCTAATAGTATCTATCACAAGTCTAACATTCTAATAGTGTCTATCACAAGTCTAAGTCTAGAAGTGTGCCATACCAGGTCTCCCATTGGTTTCCCAGGGGGTAGTTTGGGTCGAGAGGAGGGCCTtgtaggaagagggggagggactgGACTACCTCCTGACAGGGGCGTGGCAGGgcgaggtggagaggaggggccTGTAAAAGGAAAAGGGAGGACCTATGACCCCTATTAAGATTATGACCAGCCATGACCTCTAGATCCAATAGCAATTGTAATAGAGTAATGTCAACAAATTCCATTTTCACAATGATGGCATTACCCATTCTACTtgtattgtatttctatggtttcCTAGAGTGGTAATCTACCCCTTGTATTTATAGGTTTTCCTATGGTGGTAATCTacccattctatttctatgttttcctACAGTGGTAATCTACCCATTGTATTTCTATGTACTCACCACTGCCTGGGCAGGGTCCGGGGGAAGACACCATGGGCCTGTAGGCGGGCGGGAGGAGGGGGGACGGCACACCCCTGAAGCCCGGGGTCAGCACCAGGGGCCAGGACATAAAGTCAGGCTGCTCCTCCCTAAGGAACACCAGAGGGGAAGGGATGCCTGCCCGAAGGGAGCGCTCCGCAGGCAGGGGGGGAGGGATGGGACTAGTAGGGGCAGGGGAGTATTCCAGTGGGGCAGCAGGGGTAGAGGGAGCATGGGAGTACTCCAGTATCTCATCATCATCCAAAAACAGACTAGGATTGATGGCGATGCACGGCGGGGAGTCTGGGGGCAAGAAGTCTGGAGGCAGGGGGGGAACGGGTTCATTTGGAGGGGGAATGGAGATGATGGAGATGGGCGAGTCGGGGGGAGAGGAATAGGgcggtggggaggggggaggctCATCCGGAGGAGGTCCcggggagaggcagggggagtctggggtggaagagagggagttgGGCGAGTCAGGAGGAGGATAGGCAGGGGGCGGAGGCGGGGCCGGTTCTTCTGGTGGGGGTGGTCTCTCACTGTTGAAGCTGACCCATCGGGGCGAGGCCCTGCCCTCATTGATCCGGCAGGATTCCATGGGGCCGAACACATCTTCCAGGTCAGGCACGGGGGAACCTCTGTATGAGGCTGGGGATTGGACGTTCAGGTAGATGGGGGCAGGGCTTGATACTATTCTCCCATTGTGTAAATCAACTGTCGGAAAATAAAAGTTCAGAGATCTTCCTGAGTTCACTTCTATCAATGCTGTCCAAAGAACAATGGCAAGTGTGCACGAGGCATGGGAATATAGAAGATGATTCATgccaaaacaaatacaaataaaaccaTTGAAGTTTTGGCATGAATCTGCTTCCATATGGGAATTATGGTTACTAGCAAAATAATATTACCGGAAGAATCAGACGAAGAATAGCCTTGACTAGCTGCTTGGATGTTCttgggaggaagtggaggaggagctACAAAGAGAGTGACACTGTTATATAATGTTGCCGGAGGGGATTGTtgctgttttacgggctcctagcCAAATGtgctattttgttgttttttcacattgtttgtaactaattttgtacataatgttgctgctaccgtctcttgtgaccgaaaagagcttctggatatcagaataGCGATTACTCACTTCAAACTggacaaatattttttatttaatgagtCCGACGCTAAGGATATATTGCTTTGtcaagacaaggcccaaatccccgtcatcagCATGAAgatggtgatgttgtacccacagcgtctattaaaacattccccatccagaaaccgtggattgatggcagcattcgcgcaaaactgaaagtgcgaaccactgcttttaatcatcagggcaaggtgactggaaacatgaccggatacaaacaagctaagcgtcagtatagagacaaaatggagtctcaattcaacggctcagacacgagaggtatgtggaacggtctacagtcaatcatggactacaaaagaaaaaacagccccatcgcggaccacaatgtcttgctcccagacaaactaaacaacttcttttctcgctttgaggacattacagtgccactgacacgacccgctaccaaaacctgcaggctctccttcactgcagccaatgtgagtaaaacatttaaatgttttaaccatcgcaaggctgcaggcccagacggcatccccggcCGCATCCTCAAGAGCATGCGCAGACGAgctagctggtgtgtttacggacatattcaatcaatccttatcccagtctgctgttcccacatgcttcaagaggccCACGATTGTtcatgttcccaagaaagctaaggtaactgagctaaatgactaccggcctgtagcactcacttccgtcatcatgaagtgctttgagagactagtcaaggaccatatcacctccaccctacctgacaccctagacccactccaatctgCTTACTGCCcgaataggtccacagacgacgcaatcgcaaccacactgcacactgccctaacccatctggacaagagggaaacctatgtaagaatactgttcctcgattacagctcagcatttaacaccatagtaccctccaaatcGTCATTAAgatcgagaccctgggtctcgaccccgccctatgcaactgggtcctggacttcctgacgggccgacgggccccacaagggtgcattctcagccctctcctgtactccctgttcacagaactcaatcatcaagtttgcagacgacactacagtggtaggcttgattaccaacaacgacgagacggcctacagggaggaggtgagggccctcggagtgtggtgtcaggaaaataacctcacactcaatgtcaacaaaacaaaagaggtgatcgtggacttcaggaaacagcagagggagcagccccctatccacattgacgggacagtagtggagagggtggaaagttttaagttcctcggcgtatacatcacggacaaactgaaatggtccactcacacagacagcgtggcgaagaacctcaggaggctgaagaaattcggcttgtcaccaaaaacactcacaaacttttacagatgcataatcgagagcatcctgtcgggctgtatcaccgcctggtacggcaactgctccgcccataaccgtaaggctctccagaggggagtgaggtctgcacaacgcatcaccgggggcaaacctccacaacccgatgtcacaggaaggccataaagatcatcaaggacaacaaccacccaagccactacctgttcaccccgctatcatccaaaaggcgaggtcagtacaggtgcatcaaagcagggaccgagaaactgaaaaacagcttctatctcaaggccatcagactgttaaaccgccatcactaacattgagtggttgctgccaacatactgactcaactctagccactttaataatggaaaaatgtatgtaataaatgtatcactagccactttaaacaatgccactttatataatgtgtacataccctacattactcatcgcatatgtatatactgaactctataccatctactgcatcttgccatcttgatgtaattaaatgtatcactagccactttaacaatgccactttatataatgttttcataccctacattactcatctcatatgtatatactgtactctataccatctgcctgcatcttgcctatgctgttcggccatcactcattcatatatttgtatgtacagtgccttgcgaaagtattcggcccccttgaactttgcgaccttttgccacatttcaggcttcaaacataaagatataaaactgtatttttttgtgaagaatcaacaacaagtgggacacaatcatgaagtggaacgacatttattggatatttcaaacttttttaacaaatcaaaaactaaaaaattgggcgtgcaaaattattcagcccctttactttcagtgcagcaaactctctccagaagttcagtgaggatctctgaatgatccaatgttgacctaaatgactaatgatgataaatacaatccacctgtgtgtaatcaagtctccgtataaatgcacctgcactgtgatagtctcagaggtccgttaaaagcgcagagagcatcatgaagaacaaggaacacaccaggcaggtccgagatactgttgtgaagaagtttaaagccggatttggatacaaaaagatttcccaagctttaaacatcccaaggagcactgtgcaagcgataatattgaaatggaaggagtatcagaccactgcaaatctaccaagacctggccgtccctctaaactttcagctcatacaaggagaagactgatcagagatgcagccaagaggcccatgatcactctggatgaactgcagagctctacagctgaggtgggagactctgtccataggacaacaatcagtcgtatattgcacaaatctggcctttatggaagagtggcaagaagaaagccatttcttaaagatatccataaaaagtgtagtttaaaatttgccacaagccacctgggagacacaccaaacatgtggaagaaggtgctctggtcagatgaaaccaaaattgaactttttggcaacaatgcaaaacgttatgtttggcgtaaaagcaacacggctcatcaccctgaacacaccactgtcaaacatggtggtggcagcatcatggtttgggcctgcttttcttcagcagggacagggaagatggttaaaattgatgggaagatggatggagccaaatacaggaccattctggaagaaaacctgatggagtctgcaaaagacctgagactgggacggagatttgtcttccaacaagacaatgatccaaaacataaagcaaaatctacaatggaatggttcaaaaataaacatatccaggtgttagaatggccaagtcaaattccagacctgaatccaatcgagaatctgtggaaagaactgaaaactgctgttcacaaatgctctccatccaacctcactgagctcgagctgttttgcaaggaggaatgggaaaaaaaatctgtctctcgatgtgcaaaactgatagagacataccccaagcgacttacagctgtaatcgcagcaaaaggtggcgctacaaagtattaatttaagggggctgaataattttgcacgcccaatttttccatttttgatttgttaaaaaagtttgaaatatccaagaaatgtcattccacttcatgattgtgtcccacttgttgttgattcttcacaaaaaaatacagttttatatctttatgtttgaagcctgaaatgtggcaaaatgtcgcaaagttcaagggggccgaatactttcgcaaggcactgtacatattcttattcattcctttacacttgtgtgtataaatcaaatcaaatcaaatgtatttacatagtccttcgtacatcagctgatatctcaaagtgctgtacagaaacccagcctaaaaccccaaacagcaagcaatgcaggtgttgaagcacggtggctaggaaaaactccctagaaaggccaaaacc encodes:
- the LOC109871839 gene encoding SH3-containing GRB2-like protein 3-interacting protein 1 isoform X5 → MIQGLKKRTRKAFGLRKKEKDTDSTGSPDKDGAAPDVDADGFSLRPGEERETAPKGKQHFSSSDTEDEDDNRKFKIKIKPLPSDTAKCAIPSMDELKASVGGLALSPSLRRSPRRSPGSIKRHLSCEEIARPRRSTPTPSPAPETQSERVSQNRRASPAFFGPPPETTYETHRYDSNRNDGEEIARPRRSTPTPRPAPETQSERVSQNRRASPAFFGPSHETTYETHRYDSNRNDVVCIEADAWCDSRPDSDSPLTRNFPTGAPPPLPPKNIQAASQGYSSSDSSVDLHNGRIVSSPAPIYLNVQSPASYRGSPVPDLEDVFGPMESCRINEGRASPRWVSFNSERPPPPEEPAPPPPPAYPPPDSPNSLSSTPDSPCLSPGPPPDEPPPSPPPYSSPPDSPISIISIPPPNEPVPPLPPDFLPPDSPPCIAINPSLFLDDDEILEYSHAPSTPAAPLEYSPAPTSPIPPPLPAERSLRAGIPSPLVFLREEQPDFMSWPLVLTPGFRGVPSPLLPPAYRPMVSSPGPCPGSGPSSPPRPATPLSGGSPVPPPLPTRPSSRPKLPPGKPMGDLTRPFSPPVSGSPPPFAPLARAESTSSITLLSAASTPTLGRELNISTTGCSRGPSPLTMGAQDTLPVAAAFTETINAYFKGADPSNRQSDPHQNKCNKCVVKITGEMVLSFPAGITRHFASHPSAPVLTFSISNYCRLEQVLPNPHLLCCDTTMSNVDTKEFWVNMPNLMSHLRRVADQKPQATYYNVDMIKYQVAAEGIQSTPLNLAVSWRGDTTSTDLRIDYKYNMEAMAAAPSPLHNIHFLVPVDGGVAKLQAMIPTATWNPEQQNILWKISSLSQRSENGGVGALLGRFQLTEGPSKPSQLAVQFTSEGSTLSGCDIQLVGTGYRLSLVKKRFAAGKYLADN
- the LOC109871839 gene encoding SH3-containing GRB2-like protein 3-interacting protein 1 isoform X2, with the translated sequence MIQGLKKRTRKAFGLRKKEKDTDSTGSPDKDGKNTNGAPNGYYGEIDLDRYAAPDVDADGFSLRPGEERETAPKGKQHFSSSDTEDEDDNRKFKIKIKPLPSDTAKCAIPSMDELKASVGGLALSPSLRRSPGSIKRHLSCEEIARPRRSTPTPSPAPETQSERVSQNRRASPAFFGPPPETTYETHRYDSNRNDGEEIARPRRSTPTPRPAPETQSERVSQNRRASPAFFGPSHETTYETHRYDSNRNDVVCIEADAWCDSRPDSDSPLTRNFPTGAPPPLPPKNIQAASQGYSSSDSSVDLHNGRIVSSPAPIYLNVQSPASYRGSPVPDLEDVFGPMESCRINEGRASPRWVSFNSERPPPPEEPAPPPPPAYPPPDSPNSLSSTPDSPCLSPGPPPDEPPPSPPPYSSPPDSPISIISIPPPNEPVPPLPPDFLPPDSPPCIAINPSLFLDDDEILEYSHAPSTPAAPLEYSPAPTSPIPPPLPAERSLRAGIPSPLVFLREEQPDFMSWPLVLTPGFRGVPSPLLPPAYRPMVSSPGPCPGSGPSSPPRPATPLSGGSPVPPPLPTRPSSRPKLPPGKPMGDLTRPFSPPVSGSPPPFAPLARAESTSSITLLSAASTPTLGRELNISTTGCSRGPSPLTMGAQDTLPVAAAFTETINAYFKGADPSNRQSDPHQNKCNKCVVKITGEMVLSFPAGITRHFASHPSAPVLTFSISNYCRLEQVLPNPHLLCCDTTMSNVDTKEFWVNMPNLMSHLRRVADQKPQATYYNVDMIKYQVAAEGIQSTPLNLAVSWRGDTTSTDLRIDYKYNMEAMAAAPSPLHNIHFLVPVDGGVAKLQAMIPTATWNPEQQNILWKISSLSQRSENGGVGALLGRFQLTEGPSKPSQLAVQFTSEGSTLSGCDIQLVGTGYRLSLVKKRFAAGKYLADN
- the LOC109871839 gene encoding SH3-containing GRB2-like protein 3-interacting protein 1 isoform X1, whose amino-acid sequence is MIQGLKKRTRKAFGLRKKEKDTDSTGSPDKDGKNTNGAPNGYYGEIDLDRYAAPDVDADGFSLRPGEERETAPKGKQHFSSSDTEDEDDNRKFKIKIKPLPSDTAKCAIPSMDELKASVGGLALSPSLRRSPRRSPGSIKRHLSCEEIARPRRSTPTPSPAPETQSERVSQNRRASPAFFGPPPETTYETHRYDSNRNDGEEIARPRRSTPTPRPAPETQSERVSQNRRASPAFFGPSHETTYETHRYDSNRNDVVCIEADAWCDSRPDSDSPLTRNFPTGAPPPLPPKNIQAASQGYSSSDSSVDLHNGRIVSSPAPIYLNVQSPASYRGSPVPDLEDVFGPMESCRINEGRASPRWVSFNSERPPPPEEPAPPPPPAYPPPDSPNSLSSTPDSPCLSPGPPPDEPPPSPPPYSSPPDSPISIISIPPPNEPVPPLPPDFLPPDSPPCIAINPSLFLDDDEILEYSHAPSTPAAPLEYSPAPTSPIPPPLPAERSLRAGIPSPLVFLREEQPDFMSWPLVLTPGFRGVPSPLLPPAYRPMVSSPGPCPGSGPSSPPRPATPLSGGSPVPPPLPTRPSSRPKLPPGKPMGDLTRPFSPPVSGSPPPFAPLARAESTSSITLLSAASTPTLGRELNISTTGCSRGPSPLTMGAQDTLPVAAAFTETINAYFKGADPSNRQSDPHQNKCNKCVVKITGEMVLSFPAGITRHFASHPSAPVLTFSISNYCRLEQVLPNPHLLCCDTTMSNVDTKEFWVNMPNLMSHLRRVADQKPQATYYNVDMIKYQVAAEGIQSTPLNLAVSWRGDTTSTDLRIDYKYNMEAMAAAPSPLHNIHFLVPVDGGVAKLQAMIPTATWNPEQQNILWKISSLSQRSENGGVGALLGRFQLTEGPSKPSQLAVQFTSEGSTLSGCDIQLVGTGYRLSLVKKRFAAGKYLADN
- the LOC109871839 gene encoding SH3-containing GRB2-like protein 3-interacting protein 1 isoform X4 → MIQGLKKRTRKAFGLRKKEKDTDSTGSPDKDGVSRRKAAPDVDADGFSLRPGEERETAPKGKQHFSSSDTEDEDDNRKFKIKIKPLPSDTAKCAIPSMDELKASVGGLALSPSLRRSPRRSPGSIKRHLSCEEIARPRRSTPTPSPAPETQSERVSQNRRASPAFFGPPPETTYETHRYDSNRNDGEEIARPRRSTPTPRPAPETQSERVSQNRRASPAFFGPSHETTYETHRYDSNRNDVVCIEADAWCDSRPDSDSPLTRNFPTGAPPPLPPKNIQAASQGYSSSDSSVDLHNGRIVSSPAPIYLNVQSPASYRGSPVPDLEDVFGPMESCRINEGRASPRWVSFNSERPPPPEEPAPPPPPAYPPPDSPNSLSSTPDSPCLSPGPPPDEPPPSPPPYSSPPDSPISIISIPPPNEPVPPLPPDFLPPDSPPCIAINPSLFLDDDEILEYSHAPSTPAAPLEYSPAPTSPIPPPLPAERSLRAGIPSPLVFLREEQPDFMSWPLVLTPGFRGVPSPLLPPAYRPMVSSPGPCPGSGPSSPPRPATPLSGGSPVPPPLPTRPSSRPKLPPGKPMGDLTRPFSPPVSGSPPPFAPLARAESTSSITLLSAASTPTLGRELNISTTGCSRGPSPLTMGAQDTLPVAAAFTETINAYFKGADPSNRQSDPHQNKCNKCVVKITGEMVLSFPAGITRHFASHPSAPVLTFSISNYCRLEQVLPNPHLLCCDTTMSNVDTKEFWVNMPNLMSHLRRVADQKPQATYYNVDMIKYQVAAEGIQSTPLNLAVSWRGDTTSTDLRIDYKYNMEAMAAAPSPLHNIHFLVPVDGGVAKLQAMIPTATWNPEQQNILWKISSLSQRSENGGVGALLGRFQLTEGPSKPSQLAVQFTSEGSTLSGCDIQLVGTGYRLSLVKKRFAAGKYLADN
- the LOC109871839 gene encoding SH3-containing GRB2-like protein 3-interacting protein 1 isoform X3 translates to MIQGLKKRTRKAFGLRKKEKDTDSTGSPDKDGKNTNGAPNGYYGEIDLDRYAAPDVDADGFSLRPGEERETAPKGKQHFSSSDTEDEDDNRKFKIKIKPLPSDTAKCAIPSMDELKASVGGLALSPSLRRSPRRSPGSIKRHLSCEEIARPRRSTPTPSPAPETQSERVSQNRRASPAFFGPPPETTYETHRYDSNRNDGEEIARPRRSTPTPRPAPETQSERVSQNRRASPAFFGPSHETTYETHRYDSNRNDVVCIEADAWCDSRPDSDSPLTRNFPTGAPPPLPPKNIQAASQGYSSSDSSVDLHNGRIVSSPAPIYLNVQSPASYRGSPVPDLEDVFGPMESCRINEGRASPRWVSFNSERPPPPEEPAPPPPPAYPPPDSPNSLSSTPDSPCLSPGPPPDEPPPSPPPYSSPPDSPISIISIPPPNEPVPPLPPDFLPPDSPPCIAINPSLFLDDDEILEYSHAPSTPAAPLEYSPAPTSPIPPPLPAERSLRAGIPSPLVFLREEQPDFMSWPLVLTPGFRGVPSPLLPPAYRPMVSSPGPCPGSGPSSPPRPATPLSGGSPVPPPLPTRPSSRPKLPPGKPMGDLTRPFSPPVSGSPPPFAPLARAESTSSITLLSAASTPTLGRELNISTTGCSRGPSPLTMGAQDTLPVAAAFTETINAYFKGADPSKCVVKITGEMVLSFPAGITRHFASHPSAPVLTFSISNYCRLEQVLPNPHLLCCDTTMSNVDTKEFWVNMPNLMSHLRRVADQKPQATYYNVDMIKYQVAAEGIQSTPLNLAVSWRGDTTSTDLRIDYKYNMEAMAAAPSPLHNIHFLVPVDGGVAKLQAMIPTATWNPEQQNILWKISSLSQRSENGGVGALLGRFQLTEGPSKPSQLAVQFTSEGSTLSGCDIQLVGTGYRLSLVKKRFAAGKYLADN